The Lysobacter capsici genome has a segment encoding these proteins:
- the nuoH gene encoding NADH-quinone oxidoreductase subunit NuoH translates to MFFTQVVDPTREWFLSFGMAGAVAWIVLKILLIAMPVIITVAFYVVWERKLIGWMHVRRGPMYVGMGVLQAFADVFKLLFKEVIQPTKAESFLYKLAPLLTLAPAFAAWAVVPFDAKAVLSNANAGLLYLLAMTSLGVYGIILAGWASNSKYAFLGAMRAAAQVVSYEIAMGFAMVGVMVGAGSLNLTDIVMAQSGNAGALEWFALPMLPLFVVYFISGVAETNRAPFDVVEGESEIVAGHMVEYSGSAFALFFLAEYANMILISFLTAIFFLGGWLSPFQGLGIPLLSVDGWWWLFAKVFFFASCFIWFRASFPRYRYDQIMRLGWKVFIPLTIAWICVVAVMAYYKVFLPNV, encoded by the coding sequence ATGTTCTTCACCCAGGTCGTCGACCCGACGCGCGAATGGTTCCTGTCGTTCGGCATGGCCGGCGCGGTGGCCTGGATCGTGCTCAAGATCCTGCTGATCGCGATGCCGGTGATCATCACCGTCGCGTTCTACGTGGTCTGGGAACGCAAGCTGATCGGCTGGATGCACGTGCGCCGCGGTCCGATGTACGTCGGCATGGGCGTCCTGCAAGCCTTCGCCGACGTGTTCAAACTGCTGTTCAAGGAAGTGATCCAGCCGACCAAGGCCGAGTCGTTCCTGTACAAGCTCGCGCCGCTGCTGACCCTGGCGCCGGCGTTCGCGGCCTGGGCGGTGGTGCCGTTCGATGCGAAAGCGGTGTTGTCGAACGCCAACGCCGGCCTGTTGTATCTGCTGGCGATGACCTCGCTGGGCGTGTACGGCATCATCCTCGCCGGTTGGGCGTCGAACTCGAAGTACGCCTTCCTCGGCGCGATGCGCGCCGCCGCGCAGGTCGTGTCCTACGAAATCGCCATGGGCTTCGCCATGGTCGGCGTGATGGTCGGCGCCGGCAGCCTGAATCTCACCGACATCGTGATGGCGCAGTCGGGCAACGCCGGCGCGCTGGAATGGTTCGCGCTGCCGATGCTGCCGCTGTTCGTGGTGTATTTCATTTCCGGCGTGGCCGAGACCAACCGCGCGCCGTTCGACGTGGTCGAGGGCGAGTCGGAAATCGTCGCCGGTCACATGGTCGAGTATTCGGGTTCGGCGTTCGCGCTGTTCTTCTTGGCCGAATACGCCAACATGATCCTGATCAGCTTCCTGACCGCGATCTTCTTCCTCGGCGGCTGGCTGAGCCCGTTCCAGGGCCTGGGCATTCCGCTGCTGTCGGTCGACGGCTGGTGGTGGCTGTTCGCCAAGGTGTTCTTCTTCGCCAGCTGCTTCATCTGGTTCCGTGCTTCGTTCCCGCGCTACCGCTATGACCAGATCATGCGGCTGGGCTGGAAGGTCTTCATCCCGCTGACCATCGCCTGGATCTGCGTAGTCGCCGTCATGGCGTACTACAAAGTGTTCCTGCCGAACGTGTAA